The following coding sequences lie in one Carassius gibelio isolate Cgi1373 ecotype wild population from Czech Republic chromosome A17, carGib1.2-hapl.c, whole genome shotgun sequence genomic window:
- the LOC127933509 gene encoding vitelline membrane outer layer protein 1 isoform X2: MRHFISMVFSLLVITGLQVSAQSGVRRPERSINRHYRSELTVSNGRVWGSWGHKEMCPMGMYAAGFSLKVEDPIGDGDDTALNGIRLHCVYTANGVASSYTNYASVGSDVGSWGVWRDIKWCPSGFLTAFQLKVEKPQGSGDDTAANNIQFKCSSGSYLLGEGTKWGDWGGWSQTCLGKGICGIKTRVELPQGRGDDTALNDVRMFCCN; the protein is encoded by the exons GTGAGCGCTCAGTCTGGAGTGAGACGTCCTGAGCGGAGCATCAACAGACATTACAGATCAGAGCTGACTGTGTCGAATGGAAGGGTATGGGGGTCATGGGGTCACAAGGAAATGTGTCCAATGGGAATGTACGCCGCAGGCTTTAGTTTAAAG gtgGAAGATCCTATTGGTGATGGGGATGATACTGCGCTCAACGGGATTCGGCTTCACTGTGTTTATACGGCTAATGGCGTAGCAAGCTCATATACCAACTACGCCTCAGTTGGGTCAGATGTAGGCAG ctGGGGTGTTTGGAGAGATATCAAATGGTGTCCTTCTGGATTCTTGACTGCTTTTCAGCTGAAAGTTGAAAAGCCTCAAGGAAGCGGTGATGACACAGCCGCGAACAACATCCA GTTCAAATGCAGTTCAGGTTCTTACCTGCTGGGTGAAGGCACAAAATGGGGCGATTGGGGTGGCTGGAGCCAAACATGTCTGGGAAAAGGAATTTGTGGTATCAAGACACGGGTTGAATTGCCACAAGGAAGAGGAGACGACACCGCTCTCAATGACGTGCGCATGTTCTGCTGCAATTAA
- the LOC127933509 gene encoding vitelline membrane outer layer protein 1 isoform X1, producing MRHFISMVFSLLVITGLQVSAQSGVRRPERSINRHYRSELTVSNGRVWGSWGHKEMCPMGMYAAGFSLKVEDPIGDGDDTALNGIRLHCVYTANGVASSYTNYASVGSDVGSWGVWRDIKWCPSGFLTAFQLKVEKPQGSGDDTAANNIQFKCSSGSYLLGEGTKWGDWGGWSQTCLGKGICGIKTRVELPQGRGDDTALNDVRMFCCN from the exons ATGCGTCACTTTATCTCCATGGTGTTTTCACTGCTAGTCATTACTGGGCTGCAGGTGAGCGCTCAGTCTGGAGTGAGACGTCCTGAGCGGAGCATCAACAGACATTACAGATCAGAGCTGACTGTGTCGAATGGAAGGGTATGGGGGTCATGGGGTCACAAGGAAATGTGTCCAATGGGAATGTACGCCGCAGGCTTTAGTTTAAAG gtgGAAGATCCTATTGGTGATGGGGATGATACTGCGCTCAACGGGATTCGGCTTCACTGTGTTTATACGGCTAATGGCGTAGCAAGCTCATATACCAACTACGCCTCAGTTGGGTCAGATGTAGGCAG ctGGGGTGTTTGGAGAGATATCAAATGGTGTCCTTCTGGATTCTTGACTGCTTTTCAGCTGAAAGTTGAAAAGCCTCAAGGAAGCGGTGATGACACAGCCGCGAACAACATCCA GTTCAAATGCAGTTCAGGTTCTTACCTGCTGGGTGAAGGCACAAAATGGGGCGATTGGGGTGGCTGGAGCCAAACATGTCTGGGAAAAGGAATTTGTGGTATCAAGACACGGGTTGAATTGCCACAAGGAAGAGGAGACGACACCGCTCTCAATGACGTGCGCATGTTCTGCTGCAATTAA